In Lonchura striata isolate bLonStr1 chromosome 32, bLonStr1.mat, whole genome shotgun sequence, a single window of DNA contains:
- the NSD3 gene encoding histone-lysine N-methyltransferase NSD3 isoform X2: protein MDFSFSFMQGIMGNTIQQPPQLIDSANIRQEEAFDGSSDIAEDGGRTPYEAALQPGFQYPTPTAEELPPLSNGYPPAISMYEPQAKYQTYAQYPNGSANGFGTVRNFSPPEYYQLENSSARPHEVLEKPSPPQPPPPPPPSAPQVGIPKKTGSPEIKLKITKTIQNGRELFESSLCGDLLNEVQAREYAKAKHEGRKEKRKKSSKHDSSRSEERKSHKIPKLEPEEQNRPNERLSTLSERPREDAVLEEAPVQQLVPSLPTQVPHDVKFQVGDLVWSKVGTYPWWPCMVSCDPQLDVHTKINTRGAREYHVQFFSNQPERAWVHEKRVREYQGHKQYEQLLAEAAKQASNHSEKQKIRKPRPQRERAQWDIGIAHAEKALKMTREERIEQYTFIYVDQEPEEVLAKAKKTAASKSEAKKNRRPKAAPSSQPEHANVVAGSSPCHGEARRQGQRRQSSLEEEEAPPVKIAWKTAAARKSLPASITMHNLDLQKCNMSPVVKIEQVFALQNAAGDGKLIDQFVYSTKGVGNKTEISVKGQEKLNSSSAQRSEKAVVQNASSPETTSGAAGSVEKKQQRRSIRTRSESEKSTEVVPKKKIKKEQVEAVPLAAVKTGLQKGASEISDSCKPLKKRSRASTDMELTSSAYRDTSDSDSRGLNDLQGSFGKRSDSPSATADADASDVQSVDSSLSRRGTGTSKKDTVCQICESSGESLLACEGECCSMFHLECLGLKAVPEEKFICTECKNGEHTCFSCKLPGKDVKRCSVSTCGKFYHEACVRKFATALFESRGFRCPQHCCTACSMDKDMHKASKGRMARCLRCPVAYHSGDGCIAAGSLFVSSHILICSNHSKRTHSSSAVNVGFCFVCARGGKLLCCESCPASFHPECLSIEMPEGCWNCNDCKAGKKLRYKQIVWVKLGNYRWWPAEICNPRSVPLNIQGLKHDIGDFPVFFFGSHDYYWVHQGRVFPYVEGDKSFAEGQTSINKTFKKALEEAAKRFQELKAQRESKEALEIERNSRKPPPYKHIKSNKVIGKVQIQVADLSEIPRCNCKPSDENPCGLESECLNRMLQYECHPQVCPAGERCQNQCFTKRLYPDAEIIKTERRGWGLRTKRSIKKGEFVNEYVGELIDEEECRLRIKRAHENSVTNFYMLTVTKDRIIDAGPKGNYSRFMNHSCNPNCETQKWTVNGDIRVGLFALCDIPAGMELTFNYNLDCLGNGRTECHCGAENCSGFLGVRPKTAFATANEEKVKNAKLKQKKRKIKTEQKQMHEDNCFQCGDGGELVMCDKKDCPKAYHLLCLNLTQPPFGKWECPWHQCDICSNPAVSFCEFCPHSFCKDHEKGALVPSALDGRLCCSAHDPKSPVAPEYWSKIKCKLEAQNAVEEAKE, encoded by the exons ATggatttctctttctctttcatgCAAGGGATCATGGGAAACACAATTCAGCAACCACCTCAACTCATTGACTCGGCCAACATCCGCCAAGAGGAGGCCTTCGATGGCAGCAGTGACATTGCCGAGGATGGGGGCCGGACACCGTACGAGGCCGCGCTGCAGCCAGGCTTCCAGTACCCCACGCCCACGGCAGAGGAGCTGCCTCCCCTCAGCAACGGCTACCCCCCGGCCATCAGCATGTACGAGCCCCAAGCCAAATACCAGACGTACGCTCAGTATCCCAACGGATCGGCCAACGGCTTCGGGACAGTCAGGAACTTCAGCCCCCCGGAGTACTACCAGCTGGAGAACTCCAGCGCCAGGCCGCACGAGGTTCTGGAGAAaccttcccctccccagccGCCGCCTCCGCCACCACCTTCAGCTCCACAAGTGGGCATTCCAAAGAAGACTGGCTCACCAGAGATCAAACTCAAAATAACCAAAACTATCCAGAACGGCAGGGAATTGTTTGAGTCCTCCCTCTGTGGGGACCTGTTGAATGAAGTCCAAGCGAGGGAGTACGCTAAGGCAAAACACGAaggcaggaaagagaaaaggaaaaaaagtagcaAGCATGACTCTTCCCGATCGGAAGAGCGCAAGTCACACAAAATTCCAAAATTAGAACCAGAGGAGCAAAAT AGACCAAACGAGAGGCTTAGCACACTCTCTGAGAGACCAAGAGAAGATGCAGTGCTGGAGGAAGCCCCG GTGCAGCAGCTTGTGCCATCCCTTCCAACACAGGTGCCCCACGACGTCAAGTTCCAGGTTGGGGATCTGGTTTGGTCCAAGGTGGGGACGTACCCGTGGTGGCCTTGCATGGTGTCGTGTGATCCACAGCTTGATGTGCATACCAAAATTAATACAAGAG GTGCCCGGGAATACCACGTGCAGTTCTTCAGCAACCAGCCAGAGCGGGCCTGGGTGCATGAGAAGCGTGTCCGGGAGTACCAAGGGCACAAACAGTACGAGCAGTTACTGGCTGAGGCAGCCAAGCAAGCCAGCAACCACTCTGAGAAACAGAAG ATTCGCAAGCCACGGCCGCAGAGGGAGCGAGCGCAGTGGGACATTGGCATTGCCCATGCCGAGAAGGCACTGAAAATGACCCGGGAAGAGAGGATAGAACAGTACACCTTCATTTACGTAGACCAAGAGCCAGAGGAGGTTTTGGCCAAAGCCAAAAAGACTGCTGCTTCCAAATCGGAGGCCAAGAAGAACCGGCGGCCGAAGGCGGCGCCGAGCTCGCAGCCGGAGCACGCCAACGTGGTGGCAGGCTCGTCGCCTTGCCACGGCGAGGCGCGGCGGCAGGGCCAGCGCCGGCAGTCcagcctggaggaggaggaggctccgCCCGTGAAAATTGCCTGGAAAACAGCTGCAGCTAGGAAGTCCCTACCAGCTTCCATCACCATGCACAACCTGGATCTGCAGAAGTGTAACATGTCTCCGGTTGTTAAAATTGAACAGGTTTTTGCCCTTCAGAATGCTGCTGGGGATGGAAAACTCATCGATCAATTTGTTTATTCCACCAAG ggaGTTGgtaacaaaacagaaataagcGTCAAAGGACAAGAGAAACTTAATTCTTCATCAGCTCAGAGGAGTGAGAAAGCAGTGGTGCAAAACGCATCCTCTCCTGAGACAACTTCTGGGGCAGCAG gtTCTGTAGAAAAGAAGCAACAGAGAAGATCGATTCGAACCCGCTCCGAGTCTGAGAAATCCACCGAAGTTGTGCCAAAGAAGAAGATCAAAAAGGAGCAG gTCGAAGCTGTCCCACTGGCAGCAGTGAAGACGGGGTTGCAGAAAG GTGCCAGTGAGATTTCAGACTCCTGTAAACCCTTAAAGAAGAGAAGTCGTGCCTCCACGGACATGGAACTGACCAGCTCAGCCTACAGGGACACATCTGACTCTGATTCCAGAGGACTTAATGATTTGCAG GGCAGTTTTGGGAAGCGTTCAGACAGCCCCTCGGCCACTGCTGATGCCGATGCCTCAGATGTGCAGTCAGTGGACTCCAGCTTATCCAGGAGAGGAACTGGAACAAGTAAAAAAGACACTGTTTGTCAG ATCTGTGAGAGCTCCGGCGAGTCGCTGCTGGCCTGCGAGGGCGAGTGCTGCAGCATGTTCCACCTGGAGTGTCTTGGCCTGAAGGCCGTGCCTGAGGAAAAGTTCATCTGCACCGAGTGTAAGAACG GAGAGCACACGTGCTTTTCCTGCAAGCTGCCCGGCAAGGACGTGAAGCGCTGCTCTGTCAGCACCTGCGGGAAGTTCTACCATGAGGCCTGCGTGCGCAAGTTTGCCACGGCCCTGTTCGAGTCCCGGGGCTTCCGCTGCCCGCAGCACTGCTGCACCGCCTGCTCCATGGACAAGGACATGCACAAAGCCAGCAAAG GTCGCATGGCGAGATGTCTGCGGTGCCCCGTGGCCTATCACTCTGGAGACGGCTGCATCGCTGCAGGAAGCTTGTTTGTGTCATCCCACATCCTCATCTGTAGTAACCATTCCAAAAGGACTCACTCCTCATCAGCTGTAAATGTAGGCTTTTGTTTCGTTTGTGCAAGAG GTGGCAAACTGTTGTGCTGTGAGTCGTGCCCAGCTTCCTTCCACCCTGAGTGTCTCAGCATAGAAATGCCTGAGGGATGCTGGAATTGCAATGACTGTAAAGCTGGCAAGAAGCTGCGGTACAAGCAGATCGTTTGGGTCAAGCTTGGGAATTACAG GTGGTGGCCAGCAGAGATCTGCAATCCCAGGTCTGTGCCTCTCAACATACAGGGCCTCAAACATGATATCGGGGACTTCccagtatttttctttggttCACATGACTACTATTGGGTACACCAGGGCAGAGTTTTCCCTTATGTTGAAGGAGATAAAAGCTTTGCTGAGGGGCAAACTAGTATTAACAAGACCTTCAAGAAAG CACTTGAAGAAGCAGCAAAGCGTTTCCAGGAACTGAAAgcacaaagagaaagcaaagaggCATTGGAAATTGAAAGGAATTCAAGGAAGCCTCCGCCCTATAAACACATTAAA TCCAACAAGGTGATCGGGAAGGTGCAGATCCAGGTGGCCGACCTGTCGGAGATCCCGCGCTGTAACTGCAAGCCTTCGGACGAGAACCCCTGCGGGCTGGAGTCGGAGTGCCTCAACAGGATGCTGCAGTACGAGTGCCACCCGCAGGTGTGCCCAGCCGGGGAGCGCTGCCAGAACCAGTGCTTCACCAAGAGGCTCTACCCCGACGCCGAGATCATCAAAACCGAGCGCCGCGGCTGGGGCCTCCGCACCAAGAGGAGCATCAAAAAG GGTGAATTTGTGAATGAATATGTTGGGGAGCTGATAGACGAGGAGGAGTGCCGGCTGCGGATCAAACGTGCTCACGAGAACAGTGTCACCAATTTTTATATGCTAACTGTAACCAAG GACCGAATAATAGATGCTGGCCCGAAGGGGAACTATTCTCGTTTTATGAATCATAGTTGTAACCCAAACTGTGAAACACAGAAATGGACAGTGAATGGTGACATCAGAGTTGGACTGTTTGCTCTTTGTGACATTCCTGCAG GAATGGAATTAACATTCAATTACAACCTGGATTGCCTGGGCAATGGCAGGACCGAGTGTCACTGCGGAGCAGAAAACTGCAGCGGCTTCCTGGGAGTGCGTCCCAAG ACAGCATTTGCAACGGCAAATGAAGAGAAGGTGAAAAATGCAAAACTAAAGCAGAAGAAAcggaaaataaaaacagaacagaagCAGATGCATGAAGATAACTGTTTCCAGTGTGGAGATGGGGGAGAGCTGGTCATGTGTGATAAGAAGGACTGTCCCAAAGCATACCACCTCCTATGCCTTAACCTGACTCAACCACCTTTTG GAAAGTGGGAATGTCCatggcatcagtgtgacatctgtAGCAATCCTGCTGTGTCCTTCTGTGAGTTCTGCCCCCATTCCTTCTGTAAGGATCACGAGAAGGGAGCCCTGGTGCCGTCGGCGCTGGACGGCCGCCTCTGCTGCTCCGCACACGACCCCAAATCTCCTGTGGCACCCGAGTACTGGAGCAAGATCAAGTGCAAATTGGAAGCACAGAATGCTGTGGAAGAGGCAAAGGAGTGA
- the NSD3 gene encoding histone-lysine N-methyltransferase NSD3 isoform X3: MDFSFSFMQGIMGNTIQQPPQLIDSANIRQEEAFDGSSDIAEDGGRTPYEAALQPGFQYPTPTAEELPPLSNGYPPAISMYEPQAKYQTYAQYPNGSANGFGTVRNFSPPEYYQLENSSARPHEVLEKPSPPQPPPPPPPSAPQVGIPKKTGSPEIKLKITKTIQNGRELFESSLCGDLLNEVQAREYAKAKHEGRKEKRKKSSKHDSSRSEERKSHKIPKLEPEEQNRPNERLSTLSERPREDAVLEEAPVQQLVPSLPTQVPHDVKFQVGDLVWSKVGTYPWWPCMVSCDPQLDVHTKINTRGAREYHVQFFSNQPERAWVHEKRVREYQGHKQYEQLLAEAAKQASNHSEKQKIRKPRPQRERAQWDIGIAHAEKALKMTREERIEQYTFIYVDQEPEEVLAKAKKTAASKSEAKKNRRPKAAPSSQPEHANVVAGSSPCHGEARRQGQRRQSSLEEEEAPPVKIAWKTAAARKSLPASITMHNLDLQKCNMSPVVKIEQVFALQNAAGDGKLIDQFVYSTKGVGNKTEISVKGQEKLNSSSAQRSEKAVVQNASSPETTSGAAGSVEKKQQRRSIRTRSESEKSTEVVPKKKIKKEQVEAVPLAAVKTGLQKGASEISDSCKPLKKRSRASTDMELTSSAYRDTSDSDSRGLNDLQGSFGKRSDSPSATADADASDVQSVDSSLSRRGTGTSKKDTVCQVTGDTGK; encoded by the exons ATggatttctctttctctttcatgCAAGGGATCATGGGAAACACAATTCAGCAACCACCTCAACTCATTGACTCGGCCAACATCCGCCAAGAGGAGGCCTTCGATGGCAGCAGTGACATTGCCGAGGATGGGGGCCGGACACCGTACGAGGCCGCGCTGCAGCCAGGCTTCCAGTACCCCACGCCCACGGCAGAGGAGCTGCCTCCCCTCAGCAACGGCTACCCCCCGGCCATCAGCATGTACGAGCCCCAAGCCAAATACCAGACGTACGCTCAGTATCCCAACGGATCGGCCAACGGCTTCGGGACAGTCAGGAACTTCAGCCCCCCGGAGTACTACCAGCTGGAGAACTCCAGCGCCAGGCCGCACGAGGTTCTGGAGAAaccttcccctccccagccGCCGCCTCCGCCACCACCTTCAGCTCCACAAGTGGGCATTCCAAAGAAGACTGGCTCACCAGAGATCAAACTCAAAATAACCAAAACTATCCAGAACGGCAGGGAATTGTTTGAGTCCTCCCTCTGTGGGGACCTGTTGAATGAAGTCCAAGCGAGGGAGTACGCTAAGGCAAAACACGAaggcaggaaagagaaaaggaaaaaaagtagcaAGCATGACTCTTCCCGATCGGAAGAGCGCAAGTCACACAAAATTCCAAAATTAGAACCAGAGGAGCAAAAT AGACCAAACGAGAGGCTTAGCACACTCTCTGAGAGACCAAGAGAAGATGCAGTGCTGGAGGAAGCCCCG GTGCAGCAGCTTGTGCCATCCCTTCCAACACAGGTGCCCCACGACGTCAAGTTCCAGGTTGGGGATCTGGTTTGGTCCAAGGTGGGGACGTACCCGTGGTGGCCTTGCATGGTGTCGTGTGATCCACAGCTTGATGTGCATACCAAAATTAATACAAGAG GTGCCCGGGAATACCACGTGCAGTTCTTCAGCAACCAGCCAGAGCGGGCCTGGGTGCATGAGAAGCGTGTCCGGGAGTACCAAGGGCACAAACAGTACGAGCAGTTACTGGCTGAGGCAGCCAAGCAAGCCAGCAACCACTCTGAGAAACAGAAG ATTCGCAAGCCACGGCCGCAGAGGGAGCGAGCGCAGTGGGACATTGGCATTGCCCATGCCGAGAAGGCACTGAAAATGACCCGGGAAGAGAGGATAGAACAGTACACCTTCATTTACGTAGACCAAGAGCCAGAGGAGGTTTTGGCCAAAGCCAAAAAGACTGCTGCTTCCAAATCGGAGGCCAAGAAGAACCGGCGGCCGAAGGCGGCGCCGAGCTCGCAGCCGGAGCACGCCAACGTGGTGGCAGGCTCGTCGCCTTGCCACGGCGAGGCGCGGCGGCAGGGCCAGCGCCGGCAGTCcagcctggaggaggaggaggctccgCCCGTGAAAATTGCCTGGAAAACAGCTGCAGCTAGGAAGTCCCTACCAGCTTCCATCACCATGCACAACCTGGATCTGCAGAAGTGTAACATGTCTCCGGTTGTTAAAATTGAACAGGTTTTTGCCCTTCAGAATGCTGCTGGGGATGGAAAACTCATCGATCAATTTGTTTATTCCACCAAG ggaGTTGgtaacaaaacagaaataagcGTCAAAGGACAAGAGAAACTTAATTCTTCATCAGCTCAGAGGAGTGAGAAAGCAGTGGTGCAAAACGCATCCTCTCCTGAGACAACTTCTGGGGCAGCAG gtTCTGTAGAAAAGAAGCAACAGAGAAGATCGATTCGAACCCGCTCCGAGTCTGAGAAATCCACCGAAGTTGTGCCAAAGAAGAAGATCAAAAAGGAGCAG gTCGAAGCTGTCCCACTGGCAGCAGTGAAGACGGGGTTGCAGAAAG GTGCCAGTGAGATTTCAGACTCCTGTAAACCCTTAAAGAAGAGAAGTCGTGCCTCCACGGACATGGAACTGACCAGCTCAGCCTACAGGGACACATCTGACTCTGATTCCAGAGGACTTAATGATTTGCAG GGCAGTTTTGGGAAGCGTTCAGACAGCCCCTCGGCCACTGCTGATGCCGATGCCTCAGATGTGCAGTCAGTGGACTCCAGCTTATCCAGGAGAGGAACTGGAACAAGTAAAAAAGACACTGTTTGTCAGGTAACTGGTGATACTGGGAAGTGA
- the NSD3 gene encoding histone-lysine N-methyltransferase NSD3 isoform X1, whose amino-acid sequence MDFSFSFMQGIMGNTIQQPPQLIDSANIRQEEAFDGSSDIAEDGGRTPYEAALQPGFQYPTPTAEELPPLSNGYPPAISMYEPQAKYQTYAQYPNGSANGFGTVRNFSPPEYYQLENSSARPHEVLEKPSPPQPPPPPPPSAPQVGIPKKTGSPEIKLKITKTIQNGRELFESSLCGDLLNEVQAREYAKAKHEGRKEKRKKSSKHDSSRSEERKSHKIPKLEPEEQNRPNERLSTLSERPREDAVLEEAPVQQLVPSLPTQVPHDVKFQVGDLVWSKVGTYPWWPCMVSCDPQLDVHTKINTRGAREYHVQFFSNQPERAWVHEKRVREYQGHKQYEQLLAEAAKQASNHSEKQKIRKPRPQRERAQWDIGIAHAEKALKMTREERIEQYTFIYVDQEPEEVLAKAKKTAASKSEAKKNRRPKAAPSSQPEHANVVAGSSPCHGEARRQGQRRQSSLEEEEAPPVKIAWKTAAARKSLPASITMHNLDLQKCNMSPVVKIEQVFALQNAAGDGKLIDQFVYSTKGVGNKTEISVKGQEKLNSSSAQRSEKAVVQNASSPETTSGAAGSVEKKQQRRSIRTRSESEKSTEVVPKKKIKKEQVEAVPLAAVKTGLQKGASEISDSCKPLKKRSRASTDMELTSSAYRDTSDSDSRGLNDLQGSFGKRSDSPSATADADASDVQSVDSSLSRRGTGTSKKDTVCQICESSGESLLACEGECCSMFHLECLGLKAVPEEKFICTECKNGEHTCFSCKLPGKDVKRCSVSTCGKFYHEACVRKFATALFESRGFRCPQHCCTACSMDKDMHKASKGRMARCLRCPVAYHSGDGCIAAGSLFVSSHILICSNHSKRTHSSSAVNVGFCFVCARGLVVQDHSDPLFSSYAYKSHYLLNESNRAELMKLPMIPPPSSASKKKCEKGGKLLCCESCPASFHPECLSIEMPEGCWNCNDCKAGKKLRYKQIVWVKLGNYRWWPAEICNPRSVPLNIQGLKHDIGDFPVFFFGSHDYYWVHQGRVFPYVEGDKSFAEGQTSINKTFKKALEEAAKRFQELKAQRESKEALEIERNSRKPPPYKHIKSNKVIGKVQIQVADLSEIPRCNCKPSDENPCGLESECLNRMLQYECHPQVCPAGERCQNQCFTKRLYPDAEIIKTERRGWGLRTKRSIKKGEFVNEYVGELIDEEECRLRIKRAHENSVTNFYMLTVTKDRIIDAGPKGNYSRFMNHSCNPNCETQKWTVNGDIRVGLFALCDIPAGMELTFNYNLDCLGNGRTECHCGAENCSGFLGVRPKTAFATANEEKVKNAKLKQKKRKIKTEQKQMHEDNCFQCGDGGELVMCDKKDCPKAYHLLCLNLTQPPFGKWECPWHQCDICSNPAVSFCEFCPHSFCKDHEKGALVPSALDGRLCCSAHDPKSPVAPEYWSKIKCKLEAQNAVEEAKE is encoded by the exons ATggatttctctttctctttcatgCAAGGGATCATGGGAAACACAATTCAGCAACCACCTCAACTCATTGACTCGGCCAACATCCGCCAAGAGGAGGCCTTCGATGGCAGCAGTGACATTGCCGAGGATGGGGGCCGGACACCGTACGAGGCCGCGCTGCAGCCAGGCTTCCAGTACCCCACGCCCACGGCAGAGGAGCTGCCTCCCCTCAGCAACGGCTACCCCCCGGCCATCAGCATGTACGAGCCCCAAGCCAAATACCAGACGTACGCTCAGTATCCCAACGGATCGGCCAACGGCTTCGGGACAGTCAGGAACTTCAGCCCCCCGGAGTACTACCAGCTGGAGAACTCCAGCGCCAGGCCGCACGAGGTTCTGGAGAAaccttcccctccccagccGCCGCCTCCGCCACCACCTTCAGCTCCACAAGTGGGCATTCCAAAGAAGACTGGCTCACCAGAGATCAAACTCAAAATAACCAAAACTATCCAGAACGGCAGGGAATTGTTTGAGTCCTCCCTCTGTGGGGACCTGTTGAATGAAGTCCAAGCGAGGGAGTACGCTAAGGCAAAACACGAaggcaggaaagagaaaaggaaaaaaagtagcaAGCATGACTCTTCCCGATCGGAAGAGCGCAAGTCACACAAAATTCCAAAATTAGAACCAGAGGAGCAAAAT AGACCAAACGAGAGGCTTAGCACACTCTCTGAGAGACCAAGAGAAGATGCAGTGCTGGAGGAAGCCCCG GTGCAGCAGCTTGTGCCATCCCTTCCAACACAGGTGCCCCACGACGTCAAGTTCCAGGTTGGGGATCTGGTTTGGTCCAAGGTGGGGACGTACCCGTGGTGGCCTTGCATGGTGTCGTGTGATCCACAGCTTGATGTGCATACCAAAATTAATACAAGAG GTGCCCGGGAATACCACGTGCAGTTCTTCAGCAACCAGCCAGAGCGGGCCTGGGTGCATGAGAAGCGTGTCCGGGAGTACCAAGGGCACAAACAGTACGAGCAGTTACTGGCTGAGGCAGCCAAGCAAGCCAGCAACCACTCTGAGAAACAGAAG ATTCGCAAGCCACGGCCGCAGAGGGAGCGAGCGCAGTGGGACATTGGCATTGCCCATGCCGAGAAGGCACTGAAAATGACCCGGGAAGAGAGGATAGAACAGTACACCTTCATTTACGTAGACCAAGAGCCAGAGGAGGTTTTGGCCAAAGCCAAAAAGACTGCTGCTTCCAAATCGGAGGCCAAGAAGAACCGGCGGCCGAAGGCGGCGCCGAGCTCGCAGCCGGAGCACGCCAACGTGGTGGCAGGCTCGTCGCCTTGCCACGGCGAGGCGCGGCGGCAGGGCCAGCGCCGGCAGTCcagcctggaggaggaggaggctccgCCCGTGAAAATTGCCTGGAAAACAGCTGCAGCTAGGAAGTCCCTACCAGCTTCCATCACCATGCACAACCTGGATCTGCAGAAGTGTAACATGTCTCCGGTTGTTAAAATTGAACAGGTTTTTGCCCTTCAGAATGCTGCTGGGGATGGAAAACTCATCGATCAATTTGTTTATTCCACCAAG ggaGTTGgtaacaaaacagaaataagcGTCAAAGGACAAGAGAAACTTAATTCTTCATCAGCTCAGAGGAGTGAGAAAGCAGTGGTGCAAAACGCATCCTCTCCTGAGACAACTTCTGGGGCAGCAG gtTCTGTAGAAAAGAAGCAACAGAGAAGATCGATTCGAACCCGCTCCGAGTCTGAGAAATCCACCGAAGTTGTGCCAAAGAAGAAGATCAAAAAGGAGCAG gTCGAAGCTGTCCCACTGGCAGCAGTGAAGACGGGGTTGCAGAAAG GTGCCAGTGAGATTTCAGACTCCTGTAAACCCTTAAAGAAGAGAAGTCGTGCCTCCACGGACATGGAACTGACCAGCTCAGCCTACAGGGACACATCTGACTCTGATTCCAGAGGACTTAATGATTTGCAG GGCAGTTTTGGGAAGCGTTCAGACAGCCCCTCGGCCACTGCTGATGCCGATGCCTCAGATGTGCAGTCAGTGGACTCCAGCTTATCCAGGAGAGGAACTGGAACAAGTAAAAAAGACACTGTTTGTCAG ATCTGTGAGAGCTCCGGCGAGTCGCTGCTGGCCTGCGAGGGCGAGTGCTGCAGCATGTTCCACCTGGAGTGTCTTGGCCTGAAGGCCGTGCCTGAGGAAAAGTTCATCTGCACCGAGTGTAAGAACG GAGAGCACACGTGCTTTTCCTGCAAGCTGCCCGGCAAGGACGTGAAGCGCTGCTCTGTCAGCACCTGCGGGAAGTTCTACCATGAGGCCTGCGTGCGCAAGTTTGCCACGGCCCTGTTCGAGTCCCGGGGCTTCCGCTGCCCGCAGCACTGCTGCACCGCCTGCTCCATGGACAAGGACATGCACAAAGCCAGCAAAG GTCGCATGGCGAGATGTCTGCGGTGCCCCGTGGCCTATCACTCTGGAGACGGCTGCATCGCTGCAGGAAGCTTGTTTGTGTCATCCCACATCCTCATCTGTAGTAACCATTCCAAAAGGACTCACTCCTCATCAGCTGTAAATGTAGGCTTTTGTTTCGTTTGTGCAAGAG GGCTGGTAGTGCAGGACCATTCAGACCCCCTGTTCAGTTCCTATGCCTATAAGTCCCACTACCTACTGAATGAGTCAAATCGTGCTGAGTTGATGAAATTACCTATGATTCCTCCTCCTTCGTCAGCTTCCAAAAAGAAATGTGAGAAAG GTGGCAAACTGTTGTGCTGTGAGTCGTGCCCAGCTTCCTTCCACCCTGAGTGTCTCAGCATAGAAATGCCTGAGGGATGCTGGAATTGCAATGACTGTAAAGCTGGCAAGAAGCTGCGGTACAAGCAGATCGTTTGGGTCAAGCTTGGGAATTACAG GTGGTGGCCAGCAGAGATCTGCAATCCCAGGTCTGTGCCTCTCAACATACAGGGCCTCAAACATGATATCGGGGACTTCccagtatttttctttggttCACATGACTACTATTGGGTACACCAGGGCAGAGTTTTCCCTTATGTTGAAGGAGATAAAAGCTTTGCTGAGGGGCAAACTAGTATTAACAAGACCTTCAAGAAAG CACTTGAAGAAGCAGCAAAGCGTTTCCAGGAACTGAAAgcacaaagagaaagcaaagaggCATTGGAAATTGAAAGGAATTCAAGGAAGCCTCCGCCCTATAAACACATTAAA TCCAACAAGGTGATCGGGAAGGTGCAGATCCAGGTGGCCGACCTGTCGGAGATCCCGCGCTGTAACTGCAAGCCTTCGGACGAGAACCCCTGCGGGCTGGAGTCGGAGTGCCTCAACAGGATGCTGCAGTACGAGTGCCACCCGCAGGTGTGCCCAGCCGGGGAGCGCTGCCAGAACCAGTGCTTCACCAAGAGGCTCTACCCCGACGCCGAGATCATCAAAACCGAGCGCCGCGGCTGGGGCCTCCGCACCAAGAGGAGCATCAAAAAG GGTGAATTTGTGAATGAATATGTTGGGGAGCTGATAGACGAGGAGGAGTGCCGGCTGCGGATCAAACGTGCTCACGAGAACAGTGTCACCAATTTTTATATGCTAACTGTAACCAAG GACCGAATAATAGATGCTGGCCCGAAGGGGAACTATTCTCGTTTTATGAATCATAGTTGTAACCCAAACTGTGAAACACAGAAATGGACAGTGAATGGTGACATCAGAGTTGGACTGTTTGCTCTTTGTGACATTCCTGCAG GAATGGAATTAACATTCAATTACAACCTGGATTGCCTGGGCAATGGCAGGACCGAGTGTCACTGCGGAGCAGAAAACTGCAGCGGCTTCCTGGGAGTGCGTCCCAAG ACAGCATTTGCAACGGCAAATGAAGAGAAGGTGAAAAATGCAAAACTAAAGCAGAAGAAAcggaaaataaaaacagaacagaagCAGATGCATGAAGATAACTGTTTCCAGTGTGGAGATGGGGGAGAGCTGGTCATGTGTGATAAGAAGGACTGTCCCAAAGCATACCACCTCCTATGCCTTAACCTGACTCAACCACCTTTTG GAAAGTGGGAATGTCCatggcatcagtgtgacatctgtAGCAATCCTGCTGTGTCCTTCTGTGAGTTCTGCCCCCATTCCTTCTGTAAGGATCACGAGAAGGGAGCCCTGGTGCCGTCGGCGCTGGACGGCCGCCTCTGCTGCTCCGCACACGACCCCAAATCTCCTGTGGCACCCGAGTACTGGAGCAAGATCAAGTGCAAATTGGAAGCACAGAATGCTGTGGAAGAGGCAAAGGAGTGA